Proteins encoded by one window of Aphidius gifuensis isolate YNYX2018 linkage group LG2, ASM1490517v1, whole genome shotgun sequence:
- the LOC122848700 gene encoding coatomer subunit gamma — protein sequence MNAFKRDKKEEEDGGGNPFSNLEKTTVLQEARTFNDTPVNPRKCGQILTKILYLLNQGEQLGTTEATEAFFAMTKLFQSRDVVLRRLVYLGIKELSTVAEDVIIVTSSLTKDMTGKEDLYRAAAIRALCTITDSGMLAAIERYMKQAIVDKSPSVASAALVSSLHLSGVSSDVARRWANEAQEALNSDSVMVQYHALGVLYQARKSDRHAVIKLVAKLMKSSPKSPYAACMLIRMACKLLDESNEGNELMEFIESCLRHKSEMVVYEAAHAIVNLARSGIREIAPAISVLQHFCSSSKPALRFAAVRTLNKVAMTHPTAVTACNLDLENLITDSNRSIATLAITTLLKTGAESSVDRLMKQIATFVSEISDEFKVVVVQAIRTLCQKYPRKHTVLMNFLSAMLRDEGGLEYKAAIADTIIAVMEGNADAKEAGLAHLCEFIEDCEHTSLAVRILHLLGQEGPSSKNPSRHIRFIYNRVILECASVRAAAVTALASFAAACPDLLPNVLVLLSRCQLDSDDEVRDRAAYYCTILSQQKNNDSNINMLIHPPQLSTPSLERALLNYVNSNMDTPFDISQIPTAQVIEEPTQAETQLTSRPQQPRLTREETYAEKLSQVPQLAPIIQGSVLFKSSPVFELTESETEYNVKCIKHTFSDYLILQFDCLNTLSDQLLEDVSVAVEPPEGYELICEIPCVKLAYNELGTTYTVLQYPDDVNAGVATIPTTLKFVAKDCDPSTGLPEAEQGYQDEYMLEDLDVTLADQMKGIKTRGMDMNAAWEATVTRGFTCIDDTFALGADVTSLEAAVKSLVGFLGLEPADRSDRVQPSSTSHVLLLHGSFRGGKEIFARARLAIANSQVTMQLSVRSSDPDVASLVLASVG from the exons GAGGTGGAAATCCATTTTCAAATCTTGAAAAAACAACAGTTCTTCAAGAAGCAAGAACATTCAATGATACACCAGTAAATCCACGTAAATGTGGTcaaatattgacaaaaatattgtatttattgaaCCAGGGTGAACAACTTGGTACAACTGAAGCAACAGAAGCATTTTTTGCaatgacaaaattatttcaatcacGTGATGTTGTTTTACGTAGACTTGTTTATTTAGGAATAAAAGAATTAAGTACAGTTGCTGAAGATGTTATAATTGTAACATCAAGTTTAACAAAAGATATGACTGGTAAAGAAGATCTTTATCGTGCAGCAGCAATACGTGCATTATGTACAATAACAGATAGTGGAATGTTAGCTGCTATTGAAAGATATATGAAACAGgctattgttgataaatcacCAAGTGTTGCTAGTGCTGCACTTGTATCATCATTACATTTAAGTGGTGTATCAAGTGATGTTGCACGTAGATGGGCAAATGAAGCACAAGAAGCACTTAATTCAGATTCAGTTATGGTACAATATCATGCACTTGGTGTATTATATCAAGCAAGAAAATCTGATAGACATGCTGTTATTAAATTAGTTGCTAAATTAATGAAATCAAGTCCAAAAAGTCCATATGCAGCATGTATGTTAATAAGAATGGCATGTAAATTATTAGATGAATCAAATGAAGGTAATGAATTAATGGAATTTATTGAATCATGTTTACGACATAAATCAGAAATGGTTGTTTATGAAGCAGCACATGCTATTGTTAATTTAGCAAGAAGTGGTATACGTGAAATTGCACCAGCAATATCTGTATTACAACATTTTTGTAGTTCATCAAAACCAGCATTAAGATTTGCTGCTGTACGTACATTAAATAAAGTTGCAATGACACATCCAACAGCTGTTACAGCATGTAATTTagatcttgaaaatttaataactgaTTCAAATAGATCAATAGCAACACTTGCAATAACAACATTACTTAAAACTGGAGCTGAAAGTTCAGTTGATCGTTTAATGAAACAAATTGCAACATTTGTATCTGAAATATCTGATGAATTTAAAGTTGTTGTTGTACAAGCAATAAGAACATTGTGTCAAAAATATCCAAGAAAACATACtgtattaatgaattttttatcagcaATGTTACGTGATGAAGGTGGCTTAGAATATAAAGCAGCAATTGCTGATACAATTATTGCTGTTATGGAAGGTAATGCTGATGCTAAAGAAGCTGGTTTAGCTCATCtttgtgaatttattgaaGATTGTGAGCATACATCACTTGCTGTTAgaatattacatttattagGACAAGAAGGACCAAGTTCTAAAAATCCATCAAGACAcattagatttatttataatcgtgTTATACTAGAATGTGCTAGTGTAAGAGCTGCTGCTGTAACAGCACTTGCTAGTTTTGCTGCTGCATGTCCAGATTTATTACCAAATGTACTTGTTCTATTATCACGTTGTCAATTAGATTCTGATGATGAAGTTAGAGATAGAGCTGCTTATTATTGTACAATTttatcacaacaaaaaaataatgattcaaatattaatatgttaATACATCCACCACAATTATCAACACCAAGTCTTGAAAGAGCACTTCTTAATTATGTCAATAGTAATATGGATACACCATTTGATATATCacag atacCAACAGCACAAGTTATTGAAGAACCAACACAAGCTGAAACACAATTAACATCAAGACCACAACAACCACGTCTTACACGTGAAGAAACTTATgctgaaaaattatcacaagTACCACAATTAGCACCAATTATTCAAGGCTCTGTACTATTTAAATCATCACCAGTATTTGAGTTAACTGAATCTGAAACTGAATACAATGTCAAGTGTATTAAGCATACATTTTCTGATTATCTTATATTACaatttgattgtttaaatacaTTGTCTGATCAATTATTGGAAGATGTTAGTGTTGCTGTTGAACCACCAGAGGGTTATGAATTAATATGTGAAATACCATGTGTTAAATTAGCTTATAATGAACTTGGTACAACTTATACTGTTTTACAATATCCAGATGATGTTAATGCTGGTGTTGCAACAATTCCAACAACACTTAAATTTGTTGCCAAAGATTGTGATCCATCAACTGGTCTTCCTGAGGCTGAACAAGGTTATCAAGATGAATATATGTTGGAAGATTTAGATGTAACACTTGCTGATCAAATGAAAGGTATTAAAACACGTGGAATGGATATGAATGCTGCTTGGGAAGCTACTGTAACACGTGGTTTTACATGTATTGATGATACATTTGCACTTGGTGCTGATGTTACAAGTCTTGAGGCTGCTGTTAAGAGTCTTGTTGGTTTTTTGGGTCTTGAACCAGCTGATAGAAGTGACAGAGTACAACCAAGTTCAACATCACATGTTTTATTACTTCATGGATCATTCCGTGGTGGTAAAGAAATATTTGCTCGTGCTAGATTAGCTATTGCTAATTCACAAGTTACAATGCAACTTTCAGTAAGATCAAGTGATCCAGATGTTGCATCGCTTGTTCTTGCATCAGttggataa
- the LOC122848701 gene encoding methionine aminopeptidase 2 isoform X1 encodes MAAVLDDVGKSTEKHVDEEIDDVVDNENDTGAVDAAKKKKKKKKKKKNAEAGEATTAAVDTVEEKKTEENGVEEAAPAENGENGEEVKKKKKRKPRGKGPKQQTDPPTIKISDLYTDGNFPIGQIMDHPSAAGIDDKTARDRFTSEEARALDRMQNDIYNEARQAAEAHRQTRKHIQQWVKPGMTMIEICNELENTARKLIGEDGLKAGLAFPTGCSRNHCAAHYTPNAGDPTVLQYDDVTKIDFGTHINGRIIDCAFTLTFNPKYDRLIEAVRDATNTGIKAAGIDVQLCDVGAAIQEVMESYEVEIDGKTYQVKSIRNLNGHSISPYRIHAGKTVPIVRGGEATRMEENEFYAIETFGSTGRGIVHDDSDCSHYMKRFDAGYVPLRLQSSKSLLNTINKNFSTLAFCKRWLDRAGCTKYQMALKDLCDKGAVEAYPPLVDVKGCYTAQFEHTLVLRPTCKEVISRGDDY; translated from the exons atggcTGCTGTACTCGATGATGTCGGCAAGTCCACTGAAAAACATGTAGATGAAGAAATTGAcgatgttgttgataatgaaaatgatactGGTGCTGTAGATGCtgctaaaaaaaagaaaaagaaaaaaaagaagaagaagaatg ctGAAGCTGGTGAAGCTACAACTGCTGCTGTAGATacagttgaagaaaaaaaaactgaagaaAATGGAGTTGAAGAAG CAGCTCCAGCTGAAAATGGTGAAAATGGTgaagaagttaaaaaaaagaaaaaacgtaAACCCCGTGGAAAAGGACCAAAACAACAAACAGATCcaccaacaataaaaatatcagatTTGTATACAGATGGAAATTTTCCAATTGGACAAATAATGGATCATCCATCAGCTGCTGGTATTGATGACAAAACAGCTAGAGATCGTTTTACAAGTGAAGAAGCACGTGCACTTGATCGTAtgcaaaatgatatttataatgaagCTAGACAAGCTGCTGAAGCTCATCGTCAAACAAGAAAACATATTCAACAAtgg gtaAAACCAGGAATGACTATGATTGAAATATGTAATGAGCTTGAAAATACAGcaagaaaattaattggtgAAGATGGATTAAAAGCTGGTCTTGCATTTCCAACTGGTTGTTCAAGAAATCATTGTGCTGCTCATTATACACCAAATGCTGGTGATCCAACTGTCCTTCAATATGATGATGTTACTAAAATTGATTTTGGTACACATATTAATGGTCGTATTATTGATTGTGCATTTACTCTAACATTTAATCCAAAATATGATAGACTTATTGAAGCTGTACGTGATGCAACAAATACTGGTATTAAAGCTGCTGGTATTGATGTACAATTATGTGATGTTGGTGCTGCTATTCAAGAAGTTATGGAATCATATGAAGTTGAAATTGATGGAAAAACTTATCAAGTTaaatcaattagaaatttaaatggTCATTCAATTTCACCATATCGTATACATGCTGGTAAAACAGTACCAATTGTACGTGGTGGTGAAGCAACAAGAATGgaagaaaatgaattttatgcTATTGAAACATTTGGATCAACTGGACGTGGTATTGTTCATGATGATTCTGATTGTTCACATTACATGAAACGATTTGATGCTGGATATGTTCCATTAAGACTTCAAAGTTCCAAATCACTTTTAAAtacaatcaacaaaaatttca gtACTTTGGCTTTCTGTAAACGTTGGTTAGACCGTGCTGGTTGCACCAAGTATCAAATGGCTCTCAAGGATCTTTGTGACAAGGGTGCCGTTGAGGCTTATCCACCATTGGTTGATGTAAAAGGTTGTTATACTGCTCAATTTGAGCACACACTTGTTTTACGTCCAACTTGTAAAGAAGTTATTTCACGAGGTGATGATTATTAa
- the LOC122848701 gene encoding methionine aminopeptidase 2 isoform X2 — MAAVLDDVGKSTEKHVDEEIDDVVDNENDTGAVDAAKKKKKKKKKKKNAEAGEATTAAVDTVEEKKTEENGVEEAPAENGENGEEVKKKKKRKPRGKGPKQQTDPPTIKISDLYTDGNFPIGQIMDHPSAAGIDDKTARDRFTSEEARALDRMQNDIYNEARQAAEAHRQTRKHIQQWVKPGMTMIEICNELENTARKLIGEDGLKAGLAFPTGCSRNHCAAHYTPNAGDPTVLQYDDVTKIDFGTHINGRIIDCAFTLTFNPKYDRLIEAVRDATNTGIKAAGIDVQLCDVGAAIQEVMESYEVEIDGKTYQVKSIRNLNGHSISPYRIHAGKTVPIVRGGEATRMEENEFYAIETFGSTGRGIVHDDSDCSHYMKRFDAGYVPLRLQSSKSLLNTINKNFSTLAFCKRWLDRAGCTKYQMALKDLCDKGAVEAYPPLVDVKGCYTAQFEHTLVLRPTCKEVISRGDDY, encoded by the exons atggcTGCTGTACTCGATGATGTCGGCAAGTCCACTGAAAAACATGTAGATGAAGAAATTGAcgatgttgttgataatgaaaatgatactGGTGCTGTAGATGCtgctaaaaaaaagaaaaagaaaaaaaagaagaagaagaatg ctGAAGCTGGTGAAGCTACAACTGCTGCTGTAGATacagttgaagaaaaaaaaactgaagaaAATGGAGTTGAAGAAG CTCCAGCTGAAAATGGTGAAAATGGTgaagaagttaaaaaaaagaaaaaacgtaAACCCCGTGGAAAAGGACCAAAACAACAAACAGATCcaccaacaataaaaatatcagatTTGTATACAGATGGAAATTTTCCAATTGGACAAATAATGGATCATCCATCAGCTGCTGGTATTGATGACAAAACAGCTAGAGATCGTTTTACAAGTGAAGAAGCACGTGCACTTGATCGTAtgcaaaatgatatttataatgaagCTAGACAAGCTGCTGAAGCTCATCGTCAAACAAGAAAACATATTCAACAAtgg gtaAAACCAGGAATGACTATGATTGAAATATGTAATGAGCTTGAAAATACAGcaagaaaattaattggtgAAGATGGATTAAAAGCTGGTCTTGCATTTCCAACTGGTTGTTCAAGAAATCATTGTGCTGCTCATTATACACCAAATGCTGGTGATCCAACTGTCCTTCAATATGATGATGTTACTAAAATTGATTTTGGTACACATATTAATGGTCGTATTATTGATTGTGCATTTACTCTAACATTTAATCCAAAATATGATAGACTTATTGAAGCTGTACGTGATGCAACAAATACTGGTATTAAAGCTGCTGGTATTGATGTACAATTATGTGATGTTGGTGCTGCTATTCAAGAAGTTATGGAATCATATGAAGTTGAAATTGATGGAAAAACTTATCAAGTTaaatcaattagaaatttaaatggTCATTCAATTTCACCATATCGTATACATGCTGGTAAAACAGTACCAATTGTACGTGGTGGTGAAGCAACAAGAATGgaagaaaatgaattttatgcTATTGAAACATTTGGATCAACTGGACGTGGTATTGTTCATGATGATTCTGATTGTTCACATTACATGAAACGATTTGATGCTGGATATGTTCCATTAAGACTTCAAAGTTCCAAATCACTTTTAAAtacaatcaacaaaaatttca gtACTTTGGCTTTCTGTAAACGTTGGTTAGACCGTGCTGGTTGCACCAAGTATCAAATGGCTCTCAAGGATCTTTGTGACAAGGGTGCCGTTGAGGCTTATCCACCATTGGTTGATGTAAAAGGTTGTTATACTGCTCAATTTGAGCACACACTTGTTTTACGTCCAACTTGTAAAGAAGTTATTTCACGAGGTGATGATTATTAa